One Elgaria multicarinata webbii isolate HBS135686 ecotype San Diego chromosome 6, rElgMul1.1.pri, whole genome shotgun sequence DNA segment encodes these proteins:
- the LOC134400121 gene encoding uncharacterized protein LOC134400121 — MAPKKGNGGKKGKGKAPSTPAKRPPPQPLTSSEEDEPDMTQVLKRIEALEQDNAKLRQQLQSRKPKVMKKASYRNPLYRPLTSSPKQVMTTSQPPAGETEEQIQTTPRQAEALTPGPAPSTSAAAVTSDVVHNIQIPGIGTLRQTGTRNYAQGALGSWRSEAIEAMNMSIAPRTRALYERADAGMRPEPIRIIICGHSMVFWACNRASRSAVGTHLGLQPDATIQWIGRRGLRWGGLMHLLFRSGVVVRPPQVLVIHLGGNDLGLLKGKALILQAQADFERIWECWPDTWIVWSNMLPRRQWREGHNAWGLNRAVKKVNRELRLFLRGKRGWIIPHPSIPVCKQDLYRADGVHLSDAGNDFFLQDLHVGLRDCLPGWGK, encoded by the exons ATGGCACCTAAGAAAGGAAATGGGGGCAAAAAGGGGAAGGGCAAAGCACCCAGCACTCCTGCCAAGCGGCCACCCCCCCAACCTCTAACATCATCTGAGGAGGATGAGCCTGATATGACTCAGGTGCTAAAACGCATTGAGGCGTTGGAGCAGGATAACGCCAAACTCAGGCAACAGCTCCAGTCTCGCAAACCTAAAGTGATGAAAAAAGCCAGCTATCGCAACCCTCTTTACAGACCTCTTACTTCTTCACCTAAGCAGGTGATGACCACATCTCAACCACCAGCTGGTGAGACTGAAGAGCAAATTCAAACAACGCCAAGGCAAGCTGAAGCTTTAACTCCAGGCCCTGCACCCTCAACATCTGCAGCTGCTGTGACCTCTGACGTCGTTCACA ATATCCAGATTCCGGGAATTGGCACCCTTCGCCAGACGGGAACCCGAAATTATGCCCAAggagctttgggatcttggagatcCGAAGCCATCGAAGCGATGAATATGTCTATCGCCCCTAGAACCCGAGCCCTGTACGAAAGAGCAG ATGCTGGGATGAGACCCGAGCCCATTAGGATCATCATATGCGGCCACAGCATGGTTTTCTGGGCATGCAACAGAGCCTCCAGATCTGCAGTGGGCACGCATTTGGGACTACAACCGGACGCCACCATTCAATGGATTGGGCGTCGGGGATTGAGATGGGGCGGTCTCATGCATCTTTTGTTCCGCTCTGGTGTTGTGGTTCGCCCGCCGCAGGTGTTGGTTATACACCTGGGGGGCAACGATCTTGGTTTACTTAAGGGAAAAGCCCTGATCCTCCAGGCCCAAGCAGACTTTGAGCGGATTTGGGAATGTTGGCCAGATACTTGGATTGTATGGTCCAACATGCTTCCTAGGCGCCAATGGCGCGAGGGGCACAATGCATGGGGACTAAACAGGGCGGTCAAGAAGGTGAATAGGGAACTTCGGTTGTTTTTGCGGGGTAAACGGGGATGGATCATCCCGCACCCAAGCATACCAGTTTGCAAGCAGGATTTATATAGGGCCGACGGGGTACATCTCTCCGATGCAGGCAATGACTTTTTCCTACAGGATCTCCATGTGGGTTTGCGGGACTGCCTCCCTGGGTGGGGTAAGTGA